From Qipengyuania psychrotolerans:
CTCGGTCCGGTCGATCTCACCCGTCATCACCGCCACTGTCGTCGCCACGGCGGCATCGCCGCTGACGTTGGTCGTGGTGCGCATCATGTCCATGATGCGGTCCACACCCGCCACGAAAGCGATGGTTTCGAGCGGCACTCCGACTGCGCCGAAAACCAGCGCCATCATAATCAGCCCTGCGCCCGGAATGCCCGCCGCACCGACCGCGCCAAGCGTCGCGAGGATCGAGATCAGGAAGTAATCGCCCCATGACAGGTCGACGCCGAAGACCTGCGCGCCGAACAGCGTGGCGAGGCCGAGATACATCGCAGTGCCGTTCATGTTGATCGTCGCGCCGAGGCTGATCACGAAGGCCGCGACCGAGTTCGAGACACCCAGGTTACGCTCCGCGCAGCGCAGCGTCACCGGCAGCGTCGCGTTGGACGAAGCGGTGGAATAGCTCACCGCCATCGCATCCACGATCCCGCGGAAGAAATCGCGCACCGGCAGCTTGGCGATGAATTTGATCATGGCCGAATACATCACGAAGATGATCAGCAGGCAGCCGAGATAGTTGAGGCCGACCAGCTTGGCGAGTGCGAACAGGGCATCCAGTCCTAGCGTTCCGGCCACCCACGCCATGAGCGCGAACACACCAAAGGGGGTCAGTTCCATCACGATCATCGTGACCTTCTGCATCACGATCGCGCCGCTATCGAAGATCTTCTGGACCGGTTCGCCGTCCTTGCCTGCCATCAGGATGCCGATACCAATCAGCATGGAGAAGACGATGAGCGGCAAAACGGCCACATCCGCCATCACCTGCACCGGGCTTTCGGGCACGATAGACAGGATCATGTCCACTGCCGTCGTCTCGTTCGGCACGGGTGTTTCTCCGCGCGCAATCGCGCTGGTATCGACCCCTGCACCCGGTGCCAGCACGGTGCCAAGGAACAAGCCCAGCCACACGGCTATCTGACCCGTCACGATAAACAGCAGCATCGCCCGCCCGCCGACCGCACCCAGCTTGCGCAAATCGCCAATGGCGGCAACGCCGGAAACAAGGCTGAAGAAAATGAGCGGGACGACCAGCATCTTGATCGACTTGATGAAGAAATCGCCGATC
This genomic window contains:
- a CDS encoding dicarboxylate/amino acid:cation symporter; its protein translation is MLRVWFEIPLWQRVLTALILGVLTGYSWGPDAESIKWIGDFFIKSIKMLVVPLIFFSLVSGVAAIGDLRKLGAVGGRAMLLFIVTGQIAVWLGLFLGTVLAPGAGVDTSAIARGETPVPNETTAVDMILSIVPESPVQVMADVAVLPLIVFSMLIGIGILMAGKDGEPVQKIFDSGAIVMQKVTMIVMELTPFGVFALMAWVAGTLGLDALFALAKLVGLNYLGCLLIIFVMYSAMIKFIAKLPVRDFFRGIVDAMAVSYSTASSNATLPVTLRCAERNLGVSNSVAAFVISLGATINMNGTAMYLGLATLFGAQVFGVDLSWGDYFLISILATLGAVGAAGIPGAGLIMMALVFGAVGVPLETIAFVAGVDRIMDMMRTTTNVSGDAAVATTVAVMTGEIDRTEMVSADDV